GCGAGCTCGTCCGGGGGCAGCTCCCCCAGGGCGATTCGCTCCAGCAGCCAGTCCGGGGTGCGGTGGGGGGATGTCATGCGGCCTCCAGCTCCTGCAGGACAGCGGACAGGGCCCGGAGGCGCTTGCGCACTCCGGACACGGACAGGCCCACCTCGCGGGCGGTCTCCTCCAGCGTCATGCCGTCCACCAAGTGGAGCACGGCGATGTCGCGGCTGGACGCGGGGACGCGCCCGAAGAGGCGGTCCAGCAGGCCCCGGGCGGCGGTGCGCGCCTCGGTGTCGCCGGAGGCTGCGATGCGGAGCACCAGCTCATCGTCGCGGTCCTCGGGGCGCCGCTTCGCGCCGCGGAGGCGGTTGAGGCACACGCGGGTGGCGATCTGATGCAGCAGGCTGGAGGGCCCGGCGTCCTTCAGCGCGGCCTGGTAGCGCAGCAGTT
The sequence above is drawn from the Corallococcus sp. NCRR genome and encodes:
- a CDS encoding RNA polymerase sigma factor, with translation MSVDVEAYYRRYGPQVLRRCRFLLRDEEQAVDAMHDVFVQLLRYQAALKDAGPSSLLHQIATRVCLNRLRGAKRRPEDRDDELVLRIAASGDTEARTAARGLLDRLFGRVPASSRDIAVLHLVDGMTLEETAREVGLSVSGVRKRLRALSAVLQELEAA